Proteins encoded in a region of the Streptomyces akebiae genome:
- the rplO gene encoding 50S ribosomal protein L15 — translation MAENNPLKIHNLRPAPGAKTAKTRVGRGEASKGKTAGRGTKGTKARYQVPERFEGGQMPLHMRLPKLKGFKNPFKTEFQVVNLDKLAALYPEGGEVTVADLVDKGAVRKNSLVKVLGQGEISVALQVTVDAVSGSAKEKITAAGGTVTELV, via the coding sequence ATGGCGGAGAACAACCCGCTCAAGATCCACAACCTCCGTCCCGCCCCCGGTGCCAAGACCGCGAAGACCCGTGTCGGTCGTGGTGAGGCGTCGAAGGGTAAGACGGCCGGTCGTGGTACCAAGGGTACGAAGGCCCGCTACCAGGTTCCGGAGCGCTTCGAGGGTGGCCAGATGCCCCTCCACATGCGTCTCCCGAAGCTGAAGGGCTTCAAGAACCCCTTCAAGACGGAGTTCCAGGTCGTGAACCTGGACAAGCTCGCCGCCCTCTACCCCGAGGGTGGGGAGGTCACCGTTGCCGACCTGGTCGACAAGGGTGCCGTCCGCAAGAACAGCCTCGTCAAGGTCCTCGGCCAGGGCGAGATCTCCGTGGCGCTGCAGGTGACGGTCGACGCCGTCTCCGGCTCCGCCAAGGAGAAGATCACCGCCGCCGGCGGTACCGTCACCGAGCTCGTCTGA
- the secY gene encoding preprotein translocase subunit SecY yields the protein MLTAFARAFKTPDLRKKLLFTLGIIVIYRVGTHVPIPGVDYTAVQFCIDQAQTNTGLFGLVNMFSGGALLQITIFALGIMPYITASIILQLLTVVIPRLEALKKEGQAGTAKITQYTRYLTVALAILQGTGLVATARSGSLFSGCAQAGLIVPDQSIYTTVVMVITMTAGTALVMWLGELITDRGIGNGMSILMFISIAATFPSALWAIKEQGDLAGGWIEFGTVIAVGLVMVALVVFVEQAQRRIPVQYAKRMIGRRSYGGTSTYIPLKVNQAGIIPVIFASSLLYIPALIVQFSNSTAGWASWITANLADTAAPAHVTIYFFLIIFFAFFYVAISFNPEEVADNMKKYGGFIPGIRAGRPTAEYLSYVLNRITWPGSLYLGLIALVPTMALAGFGANANFPFGGTSILIIVGVGLETVKQIESQLQQRNYEGFLR from the coding sequence GTGCTCACCGCGTTCGCCCGGGCGTTCAAGACGCCCGACCTGCGCAAGAAGCTGCTCTTCACGCTCGGCATCATCGTGATCTACCGGGTCGGTACGCATGTGCCGATCCCCGGTGTCGACTACACCGCTGTCCAGTTCTGTATCGATCAGGCCCAGACCAACACGGGTCTCTTCGGTCTGGTGAACATGTTCAGCGGCGGCGCGCTGCTGCAGATCACGATCTTCGCGCTCGGCATCATGCCGTACATCACGGCGAGCATCATTCTGCAGCTGCTGACCGTGGTGATCCCGCGTCTGGAAGCCCTGAAGAAGGAGGGGCAGGCCGGTACGGCGAAGATCACGCAGTACACCCGTTACCTGACGGTGGCCCTGGCGATCCTTCAGGGCACCGGCCTGGTGGCCACCGCCCGTAGCGGCTCGCTGTTCAGCGGCTGTGCGCAGGCCGGTCTGATCGTCCCCGACCAGTCGATCTACACCACCGTCGTCATGGTCATCACCATGACCGCCGGTACGGCCCTCGTCATGTGGCTCGGTGAGCTCATCACCGACCGCGGCATCGGCAACGGCATGTCGATCCTGATGTTCATCTCGATCGCCGCCACGTTCCCGTCCGCCCTCTGGGCGATCAAGGAGCAGGGCGACCTGGCGGGCGGTTGGATCGAGTTCGGCACCGTCATCGCCGTCGGCCTGGTCATGGTCGCGCTCGTGGTCTTCGTCGAGCAGGCCCAGCGCCGTATTCCGGTTCAGTATGCGAAGCGCATGATCGGCCGCCGTTCCTACGGTGGCACCTCGACCTACATTCCGTTGAAGGTCAACCAGGCGGGCATTATCCCTGTGATTTTCGCCTCGTCGCTGCTCTACATTCCGGCCCTCATCGTGCAGTTCTCCAACTCCACGGCCGGCTGGGCGAGTTGGATCACCGCCAACCTGGCCGACACGGCCGCGCCGGCGCACGTCACGATCTACTTCTTCCTCATCATCTTCTTCGCCTTCTTCTACGTGGCCATCTCGTTCAACCCCGAGGAAGTCGCGGACAACATGAAGAAGTATGGTGGCTTCATCCCGGGAATCCGGGCTGGCCGACCGACCGCTGAGTACCTGAGCTACGTACTCAACCGGATCACCTGGCCGGGTTCGCTGTACCTGGGCCTGATCGCTCTCGTGCCGACAATGGCGTTGGCCGGCTTCGGGGCAAACGCCAACTTCCCGTTCGGTGGAACCAGCATCCTGATCATCGTGGGTGTGGGTCTGGAGACGGTGAAGCAGATCGAGAGCCAGCTCCAGCAGCGCAATTACGAAGGGTTCCTCCGCTGA
- the rplF gene encoding 50S ribosomal protein L6, with protein MSRIGKLPITVPAGVDVTIDGQTVSVKGPKGTLTHTVVAPIEIAKGEDGVLNVTRPNDERQSKALHGLSRTLVANMITGVTQGYVKKLEISGVGYRVQAKGSNLEFALGYSHPITVEAPEGITFKVENPTRFSVEGIDKQKVGEVAANIRKLRKPDPYKAKGVKYEGEVIRRKVGKAGK; from the coding sequence ATGTCGCGCATTGGCAAGCTCCCCATCACGGTTCCCGCCGGCGTGGACGTCACCATCGACGGCCAGACGGTCTCGGTCAAGGGCCCCAAGGGCACGCTGACCCACACCGTCGTCGCGCCGATCGAGATCGCCAAGGGTGAGGACGGCGTCCTGAACGTCACCCGCCCCAACGACGAGCGTCAGAGCAAGGCCCTGCACGGCCTGTCCCGCACGCTGGTGGCGAACATGATCACCGGCGTGACCCAGGGTTACGTGAAGAAGCTCGAGATCAGCGGTGTCGGTTACCGCGTGCAGGCCAAGGGTTCGAACCTCGAGTTCGCGCTCGGCTACAGCCACCCGATCACCGTCGAGGCGCCCGAGGGCATCACCTTCAAGGTGGAGAACCCCACCCGGTTCTCGGTCGAGGGCATCGACAAGCAGAAGGTCGGCGAGGTTGCGGCCAACATCCGCAAGCTGCGCAAGCCCGACCCGTACAAGGCCAAGGGCGTCAAGTACGAGGGCGAAGTCATCCGCCGCAAGGTCGGAAAGGCGGGTAAGTAA
- a CDS encoding type Z 30S ribosomal protein S14 codes for MAKKALIAKAARKPKFGVRGYTRCQRCGRPHSVYRKFGLCRVCLREMAHRGELPGVTKSSW; via the coding sequence ATGGCGAAGAAGGCTCTGATCGCGAAGGCTGCTCGCAAGCCCAAGTTCGGTGTGCGTGGTTACACGCGCTGCCAGCGCTGCGGCCGTCCCCACTCCGTGTACCGCAAGTTCGGCCTGTGCCGCGTGTGCCTTCGTGAGATGGCTCACCGTGGCGAGCTGCCGGGCGTGACCAAGAGCTCCTGGTAA
- the rplX gene encoding 50S ribosomal protein L24 codes for MKIKKGDLVQVITGKDKGKQGKVIAAFPREDRVLVEGVNRVKKHTKAGPTARGSQAGGIVTTEAPIHVSNVQLVVEKDGKKVVTRVGYRFDDEGNKVRVAKRTGEDI; via the coding sequence ATGAAGATCAAGAAGGGCGACCTGGTCCAGGTCATCACCGGTAAGGACAAGGGCAAGCAGGGCAAGGTCATCGCGGCCTTCCCCCGCGAGGACCGCGTCCTGGTCGAGGGTGTCAACCGGGTCAAGAAGCACACCAAGGCCGGCCCGACCGCTCGCGGTTCGCAGGCCGGTGGCATCGTCACGACCGAGGCCCCGATCCACGTCTCCAACGTCCAGCTGGTCGTGGAGAAGGACGGCAAGAAGGTCGTCACGCGTGTCGGTTACCGCTTCGACGACGAGGGCAACAAGGTTCGCGTTGCCAAGCGGACGGGTGAGGACATCTGA
- the rpsE gene encoding 30S ribosomal protein S5 — MAGPQRRGGGAGGGERRDRKGRDGGAAAAEKTAYVERVVAINRVAKVVKGGRRFSFTALVVVGDGDGTVGVGYGKAKEVPAAIAKGVEEAKKHFFKVPRIQGTIPHPIQGEKAAGVVLLKPASPGTGVIAGGPVRAVLECAGIHDVLSKSLGSDNAINIVHATVEALKGLQRPEEIAARRGLPLEDVAPAALLRARAGAGA; from the coding sequence ATGGCTGGACCCCAGCGCCGCGGTGGCGGTGCCGGTGGCGGCGAGCGGCGGGACCGGAAGGGCCGTGACGGCGGCGCAGCTGCCGCCGAGAAGACCGCGTACGTTGAGCGCGTCGTCGCGATCAACCGCGTCGCCAAGGTTGTGAAGGGTGGTCGTCGCTTCAGCTTCACTGCGCTCGTCGTAGTGGGCGACGGTGACGGCACCGTGGGTGTCGGTTACGGCAAGGCCAAGGAGGTGCCGGCCGCCATCGCCAAGGGCGTTGAGGAGGCCAAGAAGCACTTCTTCAAGGTCCCCCGTATCCAGGGCACCATCCCGCACCCCATCCAGGGTGAGAAGGCTGCCGGCGTCGTCCTGCTCAAGCCAGCGTCCCCCGGTACCGGTGTTATCGCCGGTGGTCCGGTGCGCGCCGTGCTCGAGTGCGCCGGTATCCACGACGTGCTGTCGAAGTCGCTCGGCTCCGACAACGCGATCAACATCGTGCACGCGACCGTGGAGGCCCTGAAGGGTCTGCAGCGTCCCGAGGAGATCGCGGCGCGCCGTGGTCTGCCCCTCGAGGACGTCGCTCCCGCGGCTCTTCTCCGTGCGCGTGCCGGGGCGGGTGCGTAA
- the rplR gene encoding 50S ribosomal protein L18 → MAYGTKIAKGDAYKRAAIKRRHIRIRKKVNGTAERPRLVVTRSNRHIVAQVIDDLKGHTLASASTLDSSIRGASEDKSAQAGKVGALVAERAKAAGVEAVVFDRGGNRYAGRIAALADAAREAGLKF, encoded by the coding sequence ATGGCATACGGTACGAAGATCGCTAAGGGCGACGCTTACAAGCGTGCAGCCATCAAGCGGCGCCACATCCGGATCCGTAAGAAGGTCAACGGTACGGCTGAGCGTCCCCGCCTGGTCGTGACCCGCTCGAACCGCCACATCGTGGCCCAGGTGATCGACGACCTCAAGGGTCACACCCTTGCGTCGGCGTCCACCCTGGACTCGTCGATCCGTGGTGCGTCGGAGGACAAGTCGGCGCAGGCCGGCAAGGTCGGCGCCCTGGTCGCCGAGCGTGCCAAGGCCGCCGGTGTCGAGGCCGTTGTGTTCGACCGAGGTGGTAACCGGTACGCGGGTCGCATCGCGGCCCTGGCCGACGCCGCCCGCGAGGCCGGGCTCAAGTTCTGA
- the rpsH gene encoding 30S ribosomal protein S8, with translation MTMTDPIADMLTRLRNANSAYHDSVTMPASKIKSHIAEILQQEGFITGWKVEDAEVGKNLVLELKFGPNRERSIAGIKRISKPGLRVYAKSTNLPKVLGGLGVAIISTSHGLLTDKQAGKKGVGGEVLAYVW, from the coding sequence ATGACCATGACTGATCCGATCGCAGACATGCTTACGCGTCTGCGGAACGCGAACTCGGCATACCACGACTCCGTGACGATGCCGGCATCGAAGATCAAGTCTCACATCGCGGAGATCCTCCAGCAGGAGGGCTTCATCACGGGCTGGAAGGTCGAGGACGCCGAGGTCGGCAAGAACCTCGTCCTGGAGCTGAAGTTCGGCCCCAACCGTGAGCGCTCCATCGCGGGCATCAAGCGGATCTCCAAGCCCGGTCTCCGGGTTTACGCGAAGTCCACCAACCTGCCGAAGGTGCTCGGCGGCCTCGGCGTGGCGATCATCTCCACGTCGCACGGGCTCCTCACCGACAAGCAGGCCGGCAAGAAGGGCGTAGGCGGAGAAGTCCTCGCCTACGTCTGGTAG
- the rplE gene encoding 50S ribosomal protein L5 has translation MATTTTPRLKTKYREEIAGKLRDEFKYENVMQIPGLVKIVVNMGVGDAARDSKLIEGAIRDLTTITGQKPAVTKARKSIAQFKLREGQPIGAHVTLRGDRMWEFLDRTLSLALPRIRDFRGLSPKQFDGRGNYTFGLTEQVMFHEIDQDKIDRTRGMDITVVTTATNDAEGRALLRHLGFPFKEA, from the coding sequence ATGGCTACCACCACGACTCCGCGTCTCAAGACGAAGTACCGCGAGGAGATCGCGGGCAAGCTGCGTGACGAGTTCAAGTACGAGAACGTCATGCAGATCCCCGGCCTCGTCAAGATCGTGGTCAACATGGGTGTGGGCGACGCCGCCCGCGACTCCAAGCTGATCGAGGGCGCCATCCGCGACCTCACCACGATCACCGGTCAGAAGCCGGCCGTCACCAAGGCCCGTAAGTCCATCGCGCAGTTCAAGCTGCGTGAGGGCCAGCCGATCGGTGCCCACGTCACGCTCCGTGGCGACCGCATGTGGGAGTTCCTGGACCGCACCCTGTCGCTCGCGCTCCCGCGCATCCGCGACTTCCGTGGTCTGTCCCCCAAGCAGTTCGACGGCCGTGGCAACTACACCTTCGGTCTCACCGAGCAGGTCATGTTCCACGAGATCGACCAGGACAAGATCGACCGCACCCGGGGTATGGACATCACCGTGGTGACCACGGCGACCAACGACGCTGAGGGCCGTGCGCTCCTCCGTCACCTCGGCTTCCCCTTCAAGGAGGCGTGA
- the rpmD gene encoding 50S ribosomal protein L30, protein MAQLKITQVKSYIGSKQNHRDTLRSLGLKGINTQVVKEDRPEFRGMVHTVRHLVTVEEVD, encoded by the coding sequence ATGGCGCAGCTCAAGATTACGCAGGTCAAGTCCTACATCGGCAGCAAGCAGAACCACCGTGACACCCTGCGTTCCCTTGGTCTCAAGGGCATCAACACGCAGGTCGTCAAGGAGGACCGCCCCGAGTTCCGCGGCATGGTGCACACCGTCCGCCACCTCGTGACGGTCGAGGAGGTCGACTGA